The segment attctcCACCATATTGGCATGATGGCAAAAATCTCAAAACCTTGGCAAACCTCCAGAATAGATACCACCAGGGATAAgcttaaacatgttttgtaattttggtgaactgaccctttaataCACAGCACTGTCTGCTCATGAAGGACACCATCAAGGCTACCGTGAAGAGCTGAAGACCGTGAGTTTAATCAGTTATTGATCCCTGTGCCGTATCTCCTCACGGCTCCTCTTTATGTCCACTGACTGTTGCCTGCAGGGTTGTGTGGGCGTCGCTGGGTGATGAAGAGGCTGTTAATGAGGTTGTAAGGACTTTAATTGACAGTAGCAGGAGGTCATTTCTGCACAGAGATTTGAGTCTTGGCCAAACGTGATAAGACTGGTTGAGAGTTCAGAGGACTGGTCTACTTTGAGGATGTGGAGTGTGTGAAGTGTCAGCGTGGAACACAGCCAAGAGCTGAGAGAGGAGGCAGATGGTGGAAACACTCGAGAAACACGGGACATGGAACTGAAACAGAACTCGTCTCAGAAAGTAGCGTGGTGGTCAGGAGTAGAGCTGCAGCTAACGGTTATTTTCATTAGCAATCAACTGACAACTGGTTGGAGCCTAttacattgggcgagaggcagggtacacccttgatagggctgacacatagagacagacaaccattcacactcacattcacacctatggacaatttagagtcagtTTAGAGTAACTtccatgtctttggactgtgggaggaagcaggagtacctggaggaaacccacactgacacggggagaacatgcaggctCCACATGGAGGGGCTTCCccaccctcttgctgtgaggtgacaatgctaatcaATGATGCtaatcaaatgtatttttttcttgagcaccacaagccgagtgctaTCTAGCTCTGTCATATTTGAGAGAAGGTGGGCGTCTCTGTGGTCGCTATTAATAGCATTActtctgaaaaactcaacagcaatgtctctttcattTCTTACCGTATTCATCTACTCATAGACGGGAGGCTCATGGTTGTGACAGCACGAGATGTGAAAATGAATGGCATCCTCcccagctgagctgtaacattagcagGCTCAATGGTCCtaacagtagatgcatgcttccgtCTGCACAGTGATGCGGTTGATGGGTGTAGTTTAGCCGAGAAAAATAGaccctacatgaaactgctcacaaggtcTGTGGAATATCTTGTgaaaccaggtcatgatttctagagagagacattgctgtggcgtttctcaaatgtatttgtttgcCGCTCTAGCtctattatattcaagagaagtcagacatctcTGCAGCCGATATCTTTAACACGTGGCACCTTACACTAAGGCCTAGTCCACATGGACCCGTGTACTTCTGAAAGCGAAGTTTTTCGGGCTCcggtttccaaaaaaaaaatcataaaaatgataTTCACACGAAACCACAAACCCCGCTACcaagtgatgtaatacacatgccaaagcagtaggtggcgatgtaACTTCCAATGGAAAGGCcattttaaccaatcagaagtcagagtcaatACCGGAATAGGGAAGtgcggaaaataaaaacaacctgaTCCACAAAAGTAGTGTAGCAACAGGAGCAGGCTCCTTCTTTGGCGCCTCTGCTGTTGAATTAGGTTGAGCAGCTGGATATGCCATCCAAAGAGAGCAGATAGCACGCTCACAAATAAAGTTAGCACCAGCATGTTTGTTTGGTGTGCCATTTCACTAGCTATTTACCGCTCTGGTGTCAAACAATGGagacaggtaataaaatactgcGGTTATCCTATCTACACGCAACCGCTGCCACTGGAGTCTTCCAAAGacttcaccctggactccggtTTCAAAGAAACACAGGGCCCAAAAGTGCAGTTGCATGTGGCCAAACAGCCAAATCACATAGAATAATATATGGTTTCAGAAGTACATGGGTCCATGTGGACTAGGCCTAAAACAATCTAGGCTGATAGatggcactacaggtaagaggattTGGGGGTGAACAGTCCCTTTGACATGCTACACTAAGGTTGCAAACTTGGTAAAATGACCAGCTAAACTTTAGCATTTAGCTGAGAGAATGTACTGTGCCCAGTACATCCTCATAGAACAGCAAACATGCGGCTGTAGACTCGTGGTGTTGCTTGATAAATGATTTTGTGAAATGAAGTTGTTAATTGTCTTTCTATTACTCATTGCAGCTCTAGTTAGAAATCCTCCCAATCCTCCTGAGGACTGTGAGAACCTTAATGCTCAGCTCTGCACAGATTTTGTGGCGACAGTTGtttcaaaatcaaagaaaaatatCTAAGATGTGGTCAAACTACTCAAGAGGTCAGACTTTCAATGAAAAACACGGATGGACTTTACTCCCATGTGATCCCACCGACATATTCAGAGCAAAAAGGCGTACAAGAGACCTCTTTATTGAATTTATTAAGTTGTATTCAGACACTCAAAACTGATCAGCCCATCACTAGTAATGCTGTTTTACATCATTAAAATTCATTGAGCTGTAAGAGAGACCACCAGTAAGGTTAATTATGCTACCTGCTTACAGCCGTAGGTTAGCAAGTCCAATACAGTCCGTCATATAAAATCGAAGGGCAGTCATTAATTAAAACATGATCAACACTGTGCAATGCAATAAAAGTTCCTTTCAAACATGACCATGGACCATTTCTGAGAAAAGTAACAAGACACCAGAAAGGGATTCTGTTAATAACACTACATATACCTAAAAAGACCACCACTGCTTAACATTTGACCAGTTTGTGACAAGGTCTAggatgaaaatttaaaaaaaaaaaaaaaagcagacctATATTGAACTGTACAATTGTTCGGAATCTCTAGATAATTTCCTGGTGAGCTCACAAGCCCTGCAAGCTGTGCTaaaggaggaagaagacaaCATTGCAACATTGCACCCTATAACGACATTAGagtatatttttttccacagactTGTGACAATGGGTGGTAGTCcaattttctgtttgtgtgctgtCTGAACTCTAGTCTAaaaaacacccccccccccccccccgccgtTTGATTGAGATCACCCAAATTGATGCAGGTTGATTACTGGCCTGGACAGAAACAGAGCGGATCAACATAGACGAGTAGAACTAGTCGTATGTTCAAGTCTTTGCAACCCACAAAGCAGGATGTTCAAGGTTCCTGTTGATTTTCTTTTCCATGTGAAGCCGTATCAGTGTCCGAATTTAACTTCTGTGATGGACTTGATGAAGAATTTTTAAACGTCAAAAGCTCATGTTGACCTGAcgatgttcctcatgttccacCTCAGTGTTTTCTGCACCATGACTTTGTTCAGTATGATGTACGGCGATGTGACGAGCTCGCATTGCTCTACAGATGGTCATGTGTTATAGGAAGCCGGATGTGTACCAAGGTGGTTTTTCTTTACAATACTCTCAAAgactttttttgtgtattttccaGCGATTTCAACAACTGGACAGTACCAAATTTATTTTCCGCACTTTCCATCCTTGGATGAAGACGACTTCTTGTGTAACAGATgtgaggaaggagggagggagggagggagggagtctTGGTTTGCGCAACAGTCCTTTCCTGGCACCATCTCAACGCATCGATGCTTCACAACAGACGGTCCGGGAAGCCAGGCGTCTCAAGATGGGAACAATTTGGTTTTCTTCTGATTGTGAGCATAACTTAACCCGCACACAAAGAGCACTACAGGCAACACCATTCGCATCCAGTCAACCCTGTGAAGTGACAAATGAGGCTACACCTTCTCATCAGCAGATCACACTTGGAAATTCACACACGACACAATCACACGTTCACAGGTTTCTCGCTCGCTCGCTCGTCTTTCTTAATTGGGGTTAGTCTTCCAACTGAATAAgagataaaaatgtgtttttttaggcGTTGTAGTGATACATGCATCCATTATACTGATATACACTtcttaaaaaaagttaaaaaaaaaaaaaaaaaaaaaaagaacatcaacaaaaaaaaaaaaaaaaaaggtattagAAATGCAGCTATACAGAGTCTTTTAGCTATTCCAGGGAGGTGAGGTTGACGGTCAGGTCTGACGTCAGGAAGCCAAGGAGCCCGATGTCCAGATGTTCagctgggagggaggagggggggaggaaAGGAGGGGGTGGCAGGGTGTGTGGGAAGGATGAGCAGGAAGAGCTGGGTTAGTTACTGCAGCAGGGACGGCTGGTGGGCTGAGCCGTCTCCGTCAGGTCCACTCCCCGGTTCCGCCCGCTGCTGGCTCCGGCCGCCTGAGGCTCGTTCTTGGGTAGCTTCTTTGCTGCAATGACAGAGCAACAAGATCAGCGATGACATTAACACAGATAATCAGATGACCTCAGCTACAGTACGATGACACCAAATTAATTCTGAGAAGAATACTGCACCCACacaatgaccatttgtgtatgaATGACTCACCATGTTAACTTgaattcatgattttttttttttatttaaagatatgttttgggcattttgccttctatggacaggacagccaagtgtgaaaggggaagagagatggggtatgacatgcagcaaagggccacaggccggactCGAACCCGGCTATTCTGACTTcatcagcagacttcactacgagccaattggctgtagaaacagatGACGTGCTTTATAACCAGCCGCTGGCGATTTGACTAatggagttgcaggtgacaccatcagccagcttgagtcgagctcagatcGTCTAGTTGACACTGCTTCAACTTTTCTCTGTGATGTTCTAATCCGTTTTGTCTCGTCACAagtcattggtctgaactgggctttagagtttataaattaatgttttgatatagttttgctgtctgttcatgaagaatgttttttttttctgtcggGATTCTACgctcaccatggaggcatacaagacaaacaaaattatcttcacaaattcaacgtaacacatGGTGAGTGACTGATGtagaaatggtcattttgcaggtgaactattcctttaagacaGGGGTGTCTAAACATTTAAGAATGGGGGCCAGAGTAGATAATTCTGAAAACACCTGGGGGCCAGCTGTTTCTTTATCATacgggttaaaaaaaaaaatcccatacaCTTGAGACGAAACATCTTTAAGTGGAAAAAGTAATAATCTCTGCAAGGCTCCTGAAAGCGGCGGCCCCTACTGTCAACTTTATGCTTCTTTGCTACAGCCATGTCTGCTACCTAACATGTCTGCTGCTTGCTTGTTTACTGTCTACATATAGTCACGCTAAAAAAGTGCAAAGTGATCTTAATTGATTATCCAATATTGTGCTGTGGGCCCTACTTAGTATATTCTGAACAACAAGCAGCAGGCGGTTTAAAATCATTCTGCAGGCCGAGACTGGCCCCTGAGACGGACTTTGGACGTGCACCCTTTGAGAGTAGCTTCACACTAAATCCTTTTTAATAGTAAATTACATGTATTACACTTTTAATTGATCCTGATCCCAGTCTGAGAAAATTAAGTACTATTTTTGTCCTCTACATCCCCACAAAGACTGTGAAAACTCTATGACGTTCTCCAGGACATCACACTCTGGATTCAACTGTTATCAGTCTGGATAGTACGGAGATGTAATTTTGCAAAGACAGGTCCAGACTGCCACTCTCCGAGGCCTCTGCTGCACCTTCTCAAGACTCTTTAAGCTCAGCTAGCAGTTCGGTTGGGGTCGGGCAGGGGGTCTGCCAATTGATGTATTTTTAGGCTGATATTGATATCAATATTTGAGTTTAAAAAGTCTGATTAACTTTAAATGCAAACTGAGCTCAAGGTTTCAGATGCTGCATCCCAGTTCAGGGGCCACAGTCTTCAAAGGCCACAGTGTTCTTTAGACAAGCTGAGGGTCCAGCTAAGTCTTTCTCTCTTCCACATATGAGATGGCCTGAAGGGCACTGTCTGACCAAGTGCACCATTACTTCAACAACAACCATCAGGAGGTTTCCATAAAGAGCGGTAAGGACCACAACACTTGAGTGAACATTATGGGCTGTGACACTTAATTTCATCGCAACAGAGTAACTGTTAAACAATGTGTCAGCTGAACAGTAAATGCTGTGTACAGGGATGTCCAATACTTCTATCATCCTACaatacagctgcacagtgcacactCTAAGTACTCGAAAAATCAATCCCATGTATTTGCTGGACAACTGAATAGCTctgtaaagaagaaaaaaaaatccctgcacCCAAGCTGTTCCTTATTGCGtttcttttttcccttaaacaaaataacaaacccTCTCTGTAAGCTTTTTGGCCTTGCCGCTGTCTCGAGGGAAtttctgtccctttaagagaatATTCCccagtgtttgtgtcagtgAAGCCTTCGCCTCAGTgtgtatgtttctgtcatctGTACATCTATTGCACAGACTACATTAATAAATGACTCTTATTGCAGACGTGTTACAATACACCAGTATTGACAGTAACCGTGatcattaaaaaagtaaaataaaatatgatttcaTGTCAATAATCGACATGATAATATACATGACACAGTAACTAGCTGGTGGTTGCTTTTTACAGATGAATTTGACTTATAGCTATTATTAGTTTACTGAATTTTCTATAGACATTGTCCTAATATCGTTACTGTAAATTCTTTTGGCCATGATCGTGTagtgaaaaaaaattctgaTGTTGGAGCCAGACTCATCGTACTGGCTTTTTGCTTGCAGGGCGGTGGCAAATGTGTGGAATATGTGGTTGTCGTTGGTTCTCCTCTCGTCCGAGCAGGGCAGTGAAACACCATGAACCATACATAAAAGCAGAACACAAGACACTCACACTAAGCTGACGTGAAATGAGTGCTCATAACTAAGGTAAGTAACATAAAAGAAACATTCATTTATGGTGTGTGGTGTTCTGCCACAGGCAGGGCTCAGCTCCTGCTCTTTATACACACAGGAGCTCAAGTgagtagacagacagacagagcacagAGTTGGAGAGCTGACGACAGCTGCATttgttgtgttcatgtgcacAAAAGCTTTGCTGGTAAAAATACCTGTGTAACAGGTTAGAAAAACAAAGGATCGATGCCGACCAGTTAAAAAAATGCCTCAGTCAGCCCTGATATCGATATTTGAGATCGGATCTGGGCAGCCGTAACCCCTAATTGTTGGAATTAAAGTCCTCCAGACACATTTAatgtactccacccccattttgtagcaaaaatgcctaaaatgacatacctaaattaaaatgactgtagcgtctgaaccgctctgactacatgcatgcatgaggtcttgccagaaagcatgaaagtgtcagaaacactctaggtgatacagagacagagtaatgggcctctgaagtcagtaaaaaattgaagattttgcctaaaataaaataaaaaatgtgtttcaggatgaataactgtctgtggcttcatgtgagcaggtaaatgacactgtggggctgtagggacactatcaatgaacatgtgttacaaatttgaagaagactgcacaaagtatgaccattctacagtgtttttaccatgaaaagatccaggcggagctccaaatgacaagtcggtcactcggcttcaaaacagaactatcagtgatcaaacaacactcagccagcttcaaacattgtacttACTGAAATCAGGTGtaattatgatagctgatgttgttatgacacagaaacaccataaaatataaccaaataaagccatatgaaacgtgaaagttgtgatcccactttctaggcGGTGTatttcagccaaaaatagtggtaggagtgagactcttaccttttataaaacagctacgTGCCCACTAACGGCTCCGCATAATATCgcaagtaatcctttaacttttcccgtcgaaaAATGGCATAACATGACTTCAACACTGACATCACCAgtcatcgcgattttggactttttgtgtttaggctgctctggtgtgaaatacataataaataaaagaaaaatgatgttattttttaaaagtcgagagcttcctgaatccggcaataccaaacatcacatggtttgatgacgtagtgcacCTGGCAGATACCATTTaacgggggtggggggggtggggtgggacATCGGCgtcctggcggagttagagaggtttaAGTATGTAAAAACCCTTACACTATAATTTTGTTTAATATTGTTTTCCCACATAGTAGTTTACAAAAGAAGAAGCGTCCAGAAGCAgatcctctctttctccctcattgAGAAATTTTGCATCTGGCCTCTGCCCCACTCATCACCGCTGCTTACGCTGGGTTTCATCAGTGACTTTAAACCCCTCAATAACAATCTGTGATATTTCCCAACATTAATTTATGAGAAGAGCCTGAATGCATCACTGTCTGTCCACAGCTGGTCAGGAGTGTGGTGTATCAGGGCTCTTACATTAGGGAGGGTGGTAAACAGATTTGTTTCATATGAACACTGTTAAAATCTTCATATAGTTAAGATTAGGAAGTATTAGATATACACTTACCAATGGCCATGAATATCTCATTGACGTTCATAGAGGTCTTTGCTGATGTTTCCATAAAAAGCAAGCTGTTATCATCTGCGTATGACTGTGCATCCTGTGAAAGAGAAACCAACATCAGGAAATCATTAATACAAATGACCTCACAGTTTGCAATGTAGGGGAAGCACAGCAGCAATGTCCCAAGCAATGGACAGGGTTAGAGTTTGTGTTATCCTGACAACATGTTTAATAAATCATAACCAGTCTGTGAGTGTTTAATGTTAGTTTCAACAGACATTTTCTGGCTCTGCTTACATaattagttaatttatttaaagAACACAAACCTGGAAGTCCAGTGCTCTCTTGTTTGCGAGATCAGCCTTGTTCCCAGCCAGAGCTATTACAATATTTGGACTGGCTTGTCTCTGAAGCTCTTTAACCCAGTTCTTCGCCCGTACAAATGACTCCTGGCAAACAAAacagggaggggtggggggaggggggatgaCTCAGTTAGTGAAAAATAACAATAAGACCCATGTGACAGACAGACGAGGACAGCAGGAGCCATTTCTCTGATGTTTGGCTATGCCTTTGTTCATCTTTTCATCAAGGCCccttaaagagacacattaAACAGATGCTTTTGATGAAATATGACATAAAATCTGTAAAGTAAAAGCAGCATATTGTACAGTATAGGaggtgaggtcatgctatattGCCATGCACACGTTATGCAGTGCAcacaagacagaaagaaaacttAAATGTGGGCTACAGTACAAGCCTGTTCTGTGAATTCTGAAGAAAAGGGGACTTTTTGTTCGAGACCTTGTCTTTAAACAGTGTCTACTTTCtgtcttttacttttattagaAAAGTTAAGCTGAATGAAATTGGTGCTGGCTTTGTCACAGAGGAATAGTTGTAGCTGACAGTAACGTTGACATTCAGTTCTCCTCATCCTATTTTTGTGATTCTTTCAAGTACTTTTTACAAACAGAATATAACTAAGTCCGCTGTTGCCTTAGTGGAAGCTTGTTTTTCAGTGTTAAGGCCGTTTTCAGACGCAATCATCACTGTCATTTCCAAAAGACAGTGGAAAATGGACACTTGCTGTTCAATATATATAGTCTATGTGGAGCATGAATGTAGAggagacctggatacagtgttgtACGCAGGACCCTGTTCAATCTTATgacagttgctcagtggcacatgaagccagaaACACTCAGTTTCCATGGCATGAAATGACCTGGATCTTCTGATTTGTGCCCACAGAGCAAGCGCACTAGAGATTTATGGCTGACGAGCACAGCCGCGAGCATGACTTCCAGTTTAGAGCTCTGCTAATTTGAATAGAGATGTTCTAGACTTTCGATAGATCTAATTCTGATAGTGAAACCAGTCATTTCGCAGGGGTTGTGACGatcaaaaaaaacccaattcATCTGCTGATTTACAGCTGACTCTTTCCCAAGTCTATGGGacaaagtctttttgggccccatggcatcacgtgatggaCCTGGATGGTGTGGTGTCCAGTTTTGGCCGGGGTCTGAAGCCactaaaattggcttcaaagcccggcaATGTTCTTGGGGGCTTGGGTTTAAGGCCCACACCAGTCAGTGTTACTTCCTGTATTTTGGTGAACATACTTCCTAGTGTAGCTACGATTTGACTTCAGTATCATTAGCAACGATAGCATGGGTATTAGCATGGATAGCGTGGCACATGAAGTTATGAGGGAGAggattttttcttcatttttatcAGCTGAAAACAAGGACCCTTATAAGATGAGGGTCATCAGACCATACACACTGGAAATGGGCATTACCACAAAATTTGGTTTCACCCCAATACCAAGTCAACAGGGCCAGAATTCCCGATATTGATTTGATACTTTTTATTATCTCAAGTGGCCTCTGTACTTTAACATAGGGGAGTGAAGTGTGTCATGATTATGAAGTGAATCATCAGTGTGCAAAAGTAAGACTTGCGACCaattacagtttcaaaatgtaacattaaccaATTCTGAAGATCTGATTTGACTAAAATATTACATTCACTCCTGTATACTTGGATATTCTTTGCCTCAGCCACtctgaaaaaaaaggtcaactctgtctctgtgtctgtgtcaggaGTCTGTTTGATGCTGAGGCATTTCCCTCCTCATCCCTTCTTTTCAGTTGCAGCTCCAAGTTCTCCTTCTCTTGGTTTTTTCCACTTTCATTAAGCCATCATTGCTATTATGTGTTGTATATAAACTAGTCAGGTGCAGACCTGCTGCGCGTGTGTGACGCATATGTTGTTTGAGTGCAGGCAACACAAAGGCAGTGGAGAAGTAAACAGCATGCACTAGATGTGTTGACGACAATGGAACGTTGTTTGTACAGATAGTTTTACTCTTGAAATACAAACAGGTATGATGTAGGAGAGAGGAAGTGATCCCTTTTTGGTATCGAGCCTGTTGACTCCAGGATTGATCTTCAAAATGGAAACATAGTATCTATAGTGTCAATATTTTGGTATCGATCTGACCACCTCTAATATATACTTGAGCAAGTGGCTGCTTGTTAACATGCAGAGCCagtgcctccaccccagctggAGATGTGCGATGCTCGCACACATCTCATCAGCTGGGAGATCTCAGAGCATCTGAGCGGCTGGTTCTCTACGTTCCACAAGATCTCGTAGCTTTTTTGGACATATAAGAATACATAAACAACTGTTACGTGCCCCAATCATATCAACACAAGCACAACAGCTGTCATGACAATACCTTTTGCTATTTCAGTTTGAATTGGCTATCGTTCGTCGGCTCAGAGGGTGTGATTTATGCTACAAGGTTAGCCCGCTGAACGAGAGTGTCACTGAGCAGCGGC is part of the Epinephelus fuscoguttatus linkage group LG8, E.fuscoguttatus.final_Chr_v1 genome and harbors:
- the rab5ab gene encoding RAB5A, member RAS oncogene family, b; the protein is MASRSGATRPNGPNAGNKICQFKLVLLGESAVGKSSLVLRFVKGQFHEFQESTIGAAFLTQTVCLDDTTVKFEIWDTAGQERYHSLAPMYYRGAQAAIVVYDITNEESFVRAKNWVKELQRQASPNIVIALAGNKADLANKRALDFQDAQSYADDNSLLFMETSAKTSMNVNEIFMAIAKKLPKNEPQAAGASSGRNRGVDLTETAQPTSRPCCSN